The segment GCCGGCCGCATCGGGCATCGGCTTCGCGAACTACACCGCGCACGGCGGCTTCATGCCGAAGGGGCCGTGGGGCACCTGGGTCGCGGTGATCGTCGCGATCTTCAGCTACATGAGCATCGAGGCCGTCGCGATCGCGGCCGGCGAAGCGCGCGATCCGCAGCACGCGGTCACGCGCGCGTTCCGCTCGACGGTGTTCCGGCTCGTGCTGTTCTACCTGCTGACGCTGTCGCTGATGCTCTCGATCGTGCCGTGGACGCAGGCCGGCACCAACGAAAGCCCGTTCGTGAAAGTGATGGCCGCGACGCACGTGCCGTACGCGGCGGGCGTGATCAACTTTGTGTTGCTGATCGCGGCGCTGTCGGCGATGAACAGCCAGCTCTACGTGACCACACGGATGATGTTCAGCCTGTCGCGCGCACGGCTCGCGCCCGCGGTATTCGGCCGGCTCGGCACGAACGGTGTGCCGCGCGCGGCGCTGTGGATCTCGACGAGCGGCGTCGCGGTGGCGGCCGTGCTGGTCGCGCTGGCACCCGACACGGCGTTCACCGTGATGATGGCGATCGCGATGTTCGGCGCGCTGTTCACGTGGCTGATGATCTTTGTCACGCACCTGCGCTTTCGTTCGCGGTATCGCGGCCCCGCGCTCGCGTTCCGGATGTGGGGTCACCCGTTCGGCAGCCTGCTCGGCGCGGGGCTCGTCGCGGCGATCCTGTTCACGACCGCGTTTACGCGCGAATTCCGGATGACGATGGTGGTCGGTGTCGTGTTCGCCGTGCTGCTGACGCTCGCGTATGCGCTGCACTACCGGCACCGGCACGCACGCTGACGCGGCCAACCACGGTCGCGCTCGCCGGCCATCCCGATCCTCACGTTCGCTAAGGTTCCGTTAAGCCTGCGGCGACTAACATTCGATCCTGCCTGCAATGCGGGCCGGCACGCGCCGGCTTGCCGCTTTCCTGTAAAAAGGGGTTCGAATGAACAAACTTCCCGAAATCACGCTTGCGTTCTGGATCATGAAGATCTGCGCGACGACGCTCGGCGAAACCGGTGGCGACCTGCTGTCGATGACGCTGAACGTCGGCTACGCGGTGAGCTCGATCCTGCTGTTCGGTTTCTTCCTCGTGACGCTGGGCGCGCAGCTCAAGACGACGCGTTATCGCCCCACGATCTACTGGGCCGTGATCGTCGCGACGAGCACGGCCGGCACGACGATGTCCGACTTCATGGACCGTACGCTCGGCCTCGGCTATGCGGCCGGCTCGTCGATCCTCGTCGCGATCCTGCTGGCAATCTTCGCGGTCTGGCGACTCAGCGGCGAATCGCTGTCGGTCGACCTGATCCGCACGCGCAAGGTCGAGCTGCTGTACTGGATCGCGATCCTGTTCTCGAACACGCTCGGCACCGCGCTCGGCGACTTCCTCGCGGACAGTTCGGGGCTCGGCTTCGGCGGCGGCGCGCTGCTGATCGGCGGCCTGCTTGCGGTGATCGTGCTCGCGCACTATTTCACGCGGATTTCGGGCGTGTTCCTGTTCTGGGCCGCGTTCGTGCTCACGCGTCCGTTCGGCGCGACGGTCGGCGACCTGCTGACGAAGCCGGTTGCGAAGGGCGGGCTCGCGCTCGGTACGGTCGGCTCGTCGGCCGTGCTGCTCGGCGTGCTGGCCGCGCTGGTGATCTATGCAAGCATCGCGCAGGCCCGGCGACGCGAACTGGTGCCCGCGCGGATCGCGCAGCCGGTAAGCGAATGACGGCGAACGGAACAAGCAAAAGGGGCCGCGGCCCCTTTTTTTATGTTGCGTCGCTCAGTGGCGGCCGGTGCTGCCGAAGCCGCCTTCGCCGCGATCGCTTTCCGCGAAGTCGTCGACGATATTGAACTGCGCCTGCACGACCGGCACGATCACGAGTTGCGCGAGCCGTTCGAACGGGTTCAGCACGAACTCGGTCTGGCCGCGGTTCCACGTCGAGATCATCAACTGGCCCTGGTAGTCGGAGTCGATCAGGCCGACGAGGTTGCCGAGCACGATCCCGTGCTTGTGGCCGAGGCCCGAGCGCGGCAGGATCAGCGCCGCATAACCGGGATCGGCGACGTGGATCGCGAGGCCGGTCGGTACGAGCGTCGTTTCGCCCGGCTGCAGCGTGACCGGTGCGTCGAGGCATGCGCGCAGGTCGAGGCCGGCGCTGCCGGTGGTCGCGTAGGCGGGCAGGTAGTCGCGCATGCGCGCGTCGAGAATCTTCAGGTCGAGTTTCATGCGGTCGTCGAATCGGTCGGGAAGGGCGCGGCGGCGACAGCCGCCGCGCGGGAGATCAGATCAGGCGGTTGTCGGGCAGGCGCTTCGCGATTTCCGCGACGAGCGCATGCGCGAGTTCGTCCTTCGGCGCGCGCGGCAGGCGTGTGAGGCCGGCGGCTTCGAACAGCACGACTTCGTTGTCGTCGCGACCGAACGTCAGCGGCCCGAGGTTGCCGACGAGCAGCGGCACGTTCTTGCGTTTGCGCTTCTCGTCGCCGTGCACGTCGAGGTCGCCGCTTTCGGCCGCGAACCCGACGCAGAACGGCGGATCGGGCAGCGCCGCGACCGACGCGAGGATGTCGGGGTTCTCGACGAATGCGAGCGCCGGCATCTTGCGGTCGGCCGTCTTCTTCATCTTGTGCTCGGCCGGCTGTGCGACGCGCCAGTCGGCGACCGCGGCCACCGCGATGAAGATGTCGGCATCGGCGACGGCATGCATCACCGCGTCGTACATCTGCTGCGCGGTTTGCACGTCCTGGCGGTAGACGCCCCACGGTGTGTCTAGCGCGACCGGCCCCGCGACGAGATGCACGTCGGCACCGGCCTGCTGCGCGGCGCGCGCGAGCGCGAAGCCCATCTTGCCGCTCGAGCGGTTCGTGAGGCCGCGCACGGGGTCGAGCGGTTCGAACGTCGGGCCGGCCGTGATCAGCACGCGCCGGTGCGCCAGCACCTTCGGCGCGAAGTGCGCGACGATCGCTTCATAGATCGCCTCGGGCTCGAGCATGCGGCCGTCGCCGACTTCGCCACACGCCTGCGCGCCCGAATCGGGGCCGAGCACCGACACGCCGTCCGCGCGCAGTTGCGCGACGTTGCGCTGCGTCGCCGGGTTTTGCCACATCTGGCGGTTCATCGCGGGAACGACGAGCAACGGACAGTCGCGCGCGACGCACAGCGTCGACAGCAGATCGTCTGCGAACCCGTGCGCGAGCTTCGCGAGGAAATCCGTCGACGCGGGCGCGATCATGATCGCGTCGGCTTCGCGCGACAGGTCGATGTGCGCCATGTTGTTGTCGATGCGCGCGTCCCACTGGCTCGTAAAGACGGGCCGGCCCGACAACGCCTGCATCGTGACGGGCGTGATGAACTGCGTGGCGGCTTCGGTCATCGCGACCTGCACGGTCGCGCCGGCCTTCGTGAGCAGCCGCGTGAGCTCGGCGATCTTGTAGCAGGCGATGCCGCCCGTCAGGCCGAGAACGAGGTGTTTTCCTGCGAGTTCTGCGTGTGCCAACTCAGGCCTCCAAGGGTCAAACGGGACGGCCGGCGCGAGGCCGGCCGTCGACGCCGAGTATGCGCGCCTAGCGCGAGCCGCGCACGCGACGCAGTTCGTCGTAGATCAGCAGCACCGCGCCGACCGTGATCGCGGAATCGGCGAGGTTGAACGCCGGGAAGTGCCAGGCGCCGAGGTGGAAATCGAGGAAGTCGATCACGTGGCCGTAGACGAGGCGGTCGATCACGTTGCCGAGCGCGCCGCCGAGGATCAGCGCGAGCGACACGCTGAACAGCCGCTGGTGGCCGTGGCGCTTCAGCAGGAAGCAGATCACGAGCGTCGCGCCGATGCCGAGCGCGGTGAACGCCCAGCGCTGCCAGCCGTTCGCGGTCGACAGGAAGCCGAACGCGGCGCCGCGGTTGTACACCAGCACGAGGTTGAAGAACGACGTCAGCGCATGCTGCGCGCCATACGCGAACGTTTTCAGGATCGCGATCTTCGACAACTGGTCGAACAGGATCACGATCAGCGAAATGCCGAGCCAGGGCGCGAGCGCGCCGCTGGCCGGTTTCGACAGGGTTTTCGCCATAGTTAAGCAGCGCTCCGGATTTCGCCGTTTTCAAACAGGTTCGAGAAGCAGCGGCCGCACAGCGTCGGATGATCGGCGTGCGCGCCGACATCCTCGCGGTAGTGCCAGCAGCGTTCGCACTTCTGGTACTTCGACGCGGCCACGTCGACGCTTTCCTGCGCTTCGTCGCCGACCTCGACGACCGTCGCGGCCGACGTGATCAGCACGAACTTCAGGTCTTCACCGAGGCTCGTGAGCGCGTCGTAACGCGCGCCGCTCGCGTGCACGGTCACTTCGGCCTGCAGCGACGAACCGATGCGGTTCGCGGTGCGCGCTTCCTCGAGCGCCTTCGTCACGTTGCCGCGGACGTCGCGCAGCAGCGCCCACTTGTCGATCAGCGCGGCCGAGCCGGCGACTTCCGGATACGCGTAGTAGGTTTCCGTGAAGATCGTTTCGCTGGCCGGCTGGAACACCTTCCACGCTTCTTCGGCCGTGAACGACAGGAACGGCGCGAGCACGCGCAGCAGGCCGTGCGTCAGGTGGTACAGCGCCGTCTGCGCGGAGCGGCGTGCGCGCGAATCGGCCGCGCTCGTGTACAGGCGATCCTTCAGCACGTCGAGATAGAAGCCGCCGAGATCTTCCGAGCAGTACGTCTGCAGCTTCGCGACGACCGGGTGGAATTCGTACTTCTCGTAGTGGCCGAGCAGTTCCGTCTGCAGTTGCTGCGAGAACGCGACCGCATAGCGGTCGATCTCGAGCCATTCGTCGACCGGCACCGCGTGCTGCGCGTAGTCGAAGTCCGACAGGTTCGCGAGCAGGAAGCGCAGCGTATTGCGGATGCGGCGATAGCCTTCGGTCACGCGCTTCAGGATTTCCTCGGAGATCGCGAGCTCGCCCGAATAGTCGGTCGACGCGATCCACAGGCGGATGATTTCCGCGCCGAGGCGGTTCGCGACTTCATGCGGGTCGATGCCGTTGCCGAGCGACTTGCTCATCTTGCGGCCTTCGCCGTCGACCGTGAAGCCGTGCGTGAGCAGGCCCTTGTACGGCGCGCGGCCGTCGATCATCGACGCGGTCAGCAGCGACGAGTGGAACCAGCCGCGATGCTGGTCCGAGCCTTCCAGATACAGGTCGGCCGGGAACTGCAGTTGATCCTTGTGCGAGCCGCGCAGCACGTGCCAGTGCGTCGTGCCCGAGTCGAACCACACGTCGAGCGTGTCGCGGTTCTTTTCGTACAGGTTCGCGTCGTCGCCGATCAGCTCGCGCGGGTCGAGCGTCTGCCATGCCTCGATGCCCGACTGCTCGACGCGCTTCGCGACTTCCTCGAGCAGTTCGAGCGTGCGCGGGTGCAATTCGCCGGTTTCCTTGTGCACGAAGAACGCCATCGGCACGCCCCACTGGCGCTGGCGCGACAGCGTCCAGTCGGGACGGTTCGCGATCATGCTGAACAGGCGCTGCTTGCCCCACGACGGGTAGAACGCGGTCGCGTCGACGCCTTCGAGCGCCGTTTCGCGCAGCGTCTTGCTGCCGTCGCGCGGCGTCACGTCCATGCCGGCGAACCACTGCGACGTCGCGCGGTAGATGATCGGCGTCTTGTGGCGCCAGCAGTGCATGTAGCTGTGCGTGTACTTCTCGCTGCGCAGCAGCGAGCCGGCCGCGTTCAGCGCTTCGACGATCTTCGGGTTCGCATCCCAGATCGACAGGCCGCCGAACAGCGGCAGCGATTCGATATAGCGGCCGTCGCCCATCACCGGGTTGATGAAGTCCGAGTCGGTCATCCCGTGCGCCTTGCAGGACATGAAGTCCTCGATACCGTACGCGGGCGACGAGTGCACGACGCCGGTACCGGTGTCGGTCGTCACGTAGTCGCCGAGGTAGACGGGCGCGGTGCGCTTGTAGCCGGGGTGGGCCGATGCGAGCGGGTGGTGGAAGCGCAGGTTCGCGAGCTTCACGCCCGGTGCGGTCGCGACGACGCGGCCTGTCAGCTTGAACTCTTCCATGCACGCGGCGACGCGCTCTTCGGCGATGATCAGCAGCCCGCGCTCGGTGTCGACCAGCGCGTAGACGATTTCCGGATGGAGGTTCAGCGCCTGGTTCGCCGGAATCGTCCACGGCGTGGTGGTCCAGATCACGATGCCGCCTTCGGCGCGCGGCAGTGCCGGCAGGCCGAACGCCTGCGCGGTCTTTTCCGGTTCCGCGAATGCGAACATCACGTCGATCGTCGGATCGGTGCGGTCCTTGTACTCGACTTCCGCTTCGGCGAGCGCCGAGCCGCAGTCGAAGCACCAGTTCACCGGCTTCAGCCCGCGATACACATAACCCTTCTCGATGATCTTGCCGAGCGCACGGAGCTCTTCCGCCTCGTTGACGAAGTTCATCGTCTTGTACGGATTGGCCCAGTCGCCGAGCACGCCGAGGCGCTTGAAGCCGACCTTCTGCTTCTCGATCTGTTCGGTCGCGTACGCGCGCGCCTTGCTCATCACTTCGGCCGCCGGCAGCGACTTGCCGAACTGCTTCTCGATCTGGATCTCGATCGGCATCCCGTGGCAATCCCAGCCCGGCACGTACGGCGCGTCGAAGCCGGCCATGTTGCGCGACTTGACGACGATGTCCTTCAGGATCTTGTTGACGGCGTGGCCGAGGTGGATGTCGCCGTTCGCATACGGCGGGCCGTCGTGCAGGATGAACTTCGGCCGGCCCTGGCTGGCCGCGCGGATCTTGTCGTAGAGGCCGCGCTCTTCCCATTCCTTGACCCACTGCGGCTCGCGCTTGGGCAGGTCGCCGCGCATCGGGAACGGCGTGTCGAGCAGGTTGACCGGATACTTGGCCTGCGGTTTCGAATCGGCTTTCTTGTTGCTCATGATGGGATCGCTATCAAATCGGAGGACGCTCGTGCGTCGTGAATCGGGGATGCGCGCGCGTGTGCGACGCGTGGGTGCGGCGCGGGGCGCCGCCGTCCGGATCAGCTAATTCGGTCGGTTGCCGACGTCGCGAAGCCCGTTGCGCGGCTACCCGGCGCACGGTCGCGCTCGATGAAGTACGCGCGCGCATTCGCGACGTCCAGCGCGATCGCGCGCGACAGTGCCTCGAGATCGTCGAATTTCGCCTCGTCGCGCAGCTTCTTCAGAAATTCGACGCGGATGAGCTTGCCGTACGCATCGCCGTGCCAGTCGAGCAGGTGGACTTCGAGCAGCACGCGGCCCGAATCGTCGACGGTCGGGCGCAGGCCGAGGCTCGCGACGCCCGGCAGCGGGTCGGGGCCGAGGCCGTGCACCTGCACGACGAAGATGCCCGCGAGCGCCGGCCGCTTGTGCGCGATCGGCAGGTTCAGCGTCGGGAAGCCGAGGTCGCGGCCGAGCTTCAGCCCGTGCGCGACGTGGCCGCTGATCGCATAGCCGTGGCCGAGCGCCTGCGCGGCCGCGTCGAGATCGCCGGCCGCCAGCGCGGCGCGCACGCCCGAGCTCGAGATGCGCGTGCCGTCGCTGCCGGCCACCGTGCCCATCTGTTCGACCTCGAAGCCGTACTGCTCGCCGGCCGCCTTCAGCGTGTCGAACGTGCCAGCGCGCTTCGCGCCGTAGCAGAAATCGTCGCCGACCATCATCCAGCGCGTGTGCAGCCCGTTCACCAGCGTGCGCTCGACGAACGCTTGCGGCGTCTGGCTCGCGAACGTGTGGTTGAAGTGCTCGACGACCACGCGGTCGACGCCGTGATCGCGCAGCGCCTCGAGCTTGTCGCGCAGCATCGCGATGCGCGGCGGCGCGCCGGCCGGGTTGAAGAATTCACGCGGGTGCGGCTCGAAAGTCATGACGCACACGGGCAGGCCGCGTGCGTCCGCTGCCGCGCGCA is part of the Burkholderia pyrrocinia genome and harbors:
- a CDS encoding amino acid permease, which gives rise to MTQQQQRSFDSIVAREQGLRHALTSGQMAMIAIGGAIGTGLFLGSGFAIGLAGPSVLVSYAIGALIALLLMGALAEMTVAHPTAGSFGAYAEHYVGPLAGFLVRYAYWFAVVFAIGTEISAIAVFMKYWFPGVPGWYWVIGFSALLIAVNLASVTLYGSVEYAFSLLKIAAIVVFILLGAYFVWSAPAASGIGFANYTAHGGFMPKGPWGTWVAVIVAIFSYMSIEAVAIAAGEARDPQHAVTRAFRSTVFRLVLFYLLTLSLMLSIVPWTQAGTNESPFVKVMAATHVPYAAGVINFVLLIAALSAMNSQLYVTTRMMFSLSRARLAPAVFGRLGTNGVPRAALWISTSGVAVAAVLVALAPDTAFTVMMAIAMFGALFTWLMIFVTHLRFRSRYRGPALAFRMWGHPFGSLLGAGLVAAILFTTAFTREFRMTMVVGVVFAVLLTLAYALHYRHRHAR
- a CDS encoding COG4705 family protein produces the protein MNKLPEITLAFWIMKICATTLGETGGDLLSMTLNVGYAVSSILLFGFFLVTLGAQLKTTRYRPTIYWAVIVATSTAGTTMSDFMDRTLGLGYAAGSSILVAILLAIFAVWRLSGESLSVDLIRTRKVELLYWIAILFSNTLGTALGDFLADSSGLGFGGGALLIGGLLAVIVLAHYFTRISGVFLFWAAFVLTRPFGATVGDLLTKPVAKGGLALGTVGSSAVLLGVLAALVIYASIAQARRRELVPARIAQPVSE
- the dut gene encoding dUTP diphosphatase, with protein sequence MKLDLKILDARMRDYLPAYATTGSAGLDLRACLDAPVTLQPGETTLVPTGLAIHVADPGYAALILPRSGLGHKHGIVLGNLVGLIDSDYQGQLMISTWNRGQTEFVLNPFERLAQLVIVPVVQAQFNIVDDFAESDRGEGGFGSTGRH
- the coaBC gene encoding bifunctional phosphopantothenoylcysteine decarboxylase/phosphopantothenate--cysteine ligase CoaBC, with the protein product MAHAELAGKHLVLGLTGGIACYKIAELTRLLTKAGATVQVAMTEAATQFITPVTMQALSGRPVFTSQWDARIDNNMAHIDLSREADAIMIAPASTDFLAKLAHGFADDLLSTLCVARDCPLLVVPAMNRQMWQNPATQRNVAQLRADGVSVLGPDSGAQACGEVGDGRMLEPEAIYEAIVAHFAPKVLAHRRVLITAGPTFEPLDPVRGLTNRSSGKMGFALARAAQQAGADVHLVAGPVALDTPWGVYRQDVQTAQQMYDAVMHAVADADIFIAVAAVADWRVAQPAEHKMKKTADRKMPALAFVENPDILASVAALPDPPFCVGFAAESGDLDVHGDEKRKRKNVPLLVGNLGPLTFGRDDNEVVLFEAAGLTRLPRAPKDELAHALVAEIAKRLPDNRLI
- the lspA gene encoding signal peptidase II — encoded protein: MAKTLSKPASGALAPWLGISLIVILFDQLSKIAILKTFAYGAQHALTSFFNLVLVYNRGAAFGFLSTANGWQRWAFTALGIGATLVICFLLKRHGHQRLFSVSLALILGGALGNVIDRLVYGHVIDFLDFHLGAWHFPAFNLADSAITVGAVLLIYDELRRVRGSR
- the ileS gene encoding isoleucine--tRNA ligase, whose protein sequence is MSNKKADSKPQAKYPVNLLDTPFPMRGDLPKREPQWVKEWEERGLYDKIRAASQGRPKFILHDGPPYANGDIHLGHAVNKILKDIVVKSRNMAGFDAPYVPGWDCHGMPIEIQIEKQFGKSLPAAEVMSKARAYATEQIEKQKVGFKRLGVLGDWANPYKTMNFVNEAEELRALGKIIEKGYVYRGLKPVNWCFDCGSALAEAEVEYKDRTDPTIDVMFAFAEPEKTAQAFGLPALPRAEGGIVIWTTTPWTIPANQALNLHPEIVYALVDTERGLLIIAEERVAACMEEFKLTGRVVATAPGVKLANLRFHHPLASAHPGYKRTAPVYLGDYVTTDTGTGVVHSSPAYGIEDFMSCKAHGMTDSDFINPVMGDGRYIESLPLFGGLSIWDANPKIVEALNAAGSLLRSEKYTHSYMHCWRHKTPIIYRATSQWFAGMDVTPRDGSKTLRETALEGVDATAFYPSWGKQRLFSMIANRPDWTLSRQRQWGVPMAFFVHKETGELHPRTLELLEEVAKRVEQSGIEAWQTLDPRELIGDDANLYEKNRDTLDVWFDSGTTHWHVLRGSHKDQLQFPADLYLEGSDQHRGWFHSSLLTASMIDGRAPYKGLLTHGFTVDGEGRKMSKSLGNGIDPHEVANRLGAEIIRLWIASTDYSGELAISEEILKRVTEGYRRIRNTLRFLLANLSDFDYAQHAVPVDEWLEIDRYAVAFSQQLQTELLGHYEKYEFHPVVAKLQTYCSEDLGGFYLDVLKDRLYTSAADSRARRSAQTALYHLTHGLLRVLAPFLSFTAEEAWKVFQPASETIFTETYYAYPEVAGSAALIDKWALLRDVRGNVTKALEEARTANRIGSSLQAEVTVHASGARYDALTSLGEDLKFVLITSAATVVEVGDEAQESVDVAASKYQKCERCWHYREDVGAHADHPTLCGRCFSNLFENGEIRSAA
- a CDS encoding bifunctional riboflavin kinase/FAD synthetase, yielding MKVFRGLPNAESRAPCALTIGNFDGVHRGHQALLARVRAAADARGLPVCVMTFEPHPREFFNPAGAPPRIAMLRDKLEALRDHGVDRVVVEHFNHTFASQTPQAFVERTLVNGLHTRWMMVGDDFCYGAKRAGTFDTLKAAGEQYGFEVEQMGTVAGSDGTRISSSGVRAALAAGDLDAAAQALGHGYAISGHVAHGLKLGRDLGFPTLNLPIAHKRPALAGIFVVQVHGLGPDPLPGVASLGLRPTVDDSGRVLLEVHLLDWHGDAYGKLIRVEFLKKLRDEAKFDDLEALSRAIALDVANARAYFIERDRAPGSRATGFATSATDRIS